The following coding sequences are from one Humulus lupulus chromosome X, drHumLupu1.1, whole genome shotgun sequence window:
- the LOC133804636 gene encoding protein MIZU-KUSSEI 1-like: MRMIDLGSQTLQIMDTATSVDCARQVRFPRRSLRALVECIVPACCGFQQTTFDDSSLSSFSSSPSSDAATTSTSGREPTRLTGTFFGYRKGRVSFCLQEHSRSSPMMLLEFAVPTAYLAREMQYGLLRIALECCHRSDNNNKCSLFRVPVWTMYCNGRKVGFAIAKQLSLSDVAVLNHMQSVSVGAGVLPDGDLMYMRAGFERVIGSPDSESFHMINPTGSSSAQQLSIFLLRSS; the protein is encoded by the coding sequence ATGAGGATGATAGACTTGGGAAGCCAAACCCTTCAAATCATGGACACCGCGACGAGCGTGGACTGCGCGCGCCAAGTCAGGTTCCCACGCCGCTCCTTGCGCGCGCTCGTCGAGTGCATCGTCCCTGCCTGCTGCGGCTTCCAGCAGACGACTTTCGACGACTCCTCCCTCTCCTCCTTCTCCTCCTCCCCATCCTCCGACGCAGCCACCACCAGTACCAGTGGCCGTGAGCCCACGCGGCTGACGGGAACCTTCTTCGGGTACAGGAAAGGCCGCGTCAGCTTCTGCCTTCAAGAGCACAGCCGTAGCTCCCCAATGATGCTGCTAGAGTTCGCCGTCCCAACGGCGTATCTGGCCAGAGAGATGCAGTACGGGCTGCTCAGAATCGCCCTCGAGTGCTGCCATCGTAGTGATAATAATAACAAATGCTCTCTGTTTCGTGTTCCTGTGTGGACCATGTACTGTAATGGGAGAAAGGTGGGGTTCGCCATAGCCAAACAGCTCAGCCTCTCCGACGTGGCGGTGCTGAACCACATGCAGTCGGTGTCCGTTGGCGCCGGAGTGCTTCCCGACGGAGATTTGATGTATATGAGAGCTGGGTTCGAGAGAGTGATTGGATCTCCGGATTCGGAGTCGTTTCATATGATCAACCCCACCGGGTCTAGCTCGGCTCAGCAACTCAGTATCTTCTTGCTCAGATCATCATGA